From Streptomyces cyaneogriseus subsp. noncyanogenus, the proteins below share one genomic window:
- a CDS encoding FecCD family ABC transporter permease, giving the protein MSPRTLLSAGGGLAVLALSVAVAVTIGPADISTAEVWASVAAHLGGGESPLAPLRDGIVWNLRMPRTLLAAVCGAGLALCGAVMQSLLRNPLADPFVLGVSSGASTGAVTVVVLGVGGGAVSLSAGAFAGALVSFALVLLLSHSLGGGMDRVVLSGVAAMQLFSALTSFIVLTSADAETTKGVLFWLLGSLAGADWGQVLLCAVSLAAVLVVCLARAATLDAFAFGEEAAAGLGVHVARARLLLLCATALLTAVLVGCAGAIGFVGLVLPHATRALTGSGHARLLPVTALAGAVFLVWVDTLARTVVDPQEVPVGVVTSLIGVPAFIAVLYRGRRKA; this is encoded by the coding sequence GTGAGCCCCCGCACCCTGCTGTCGGCGGGCGGGGGGCTCGCGGTCCTGGCCCTCTCCGTCGCCGTCGCCGTGACCATCGGACCCGCCGACATCTCCACCGCGGAGGTGTGGGCGTCGGTGGCCGCCCATCTCGGCGGCGGCGAGAGCCCGCTAGCGCCCCTGCGGGACGGCATCGTGTGGAATCTGCGCATGCCGCGCACCCTGCTGGCCGCCGTGTGCGGCGCCGGGCTCGCGCTGTGCGGCGCGGTCATGCAGTCCCTCCTGCGCAATCCGCTCGCCGACCCCTTCGTCCTCGGCGTCTCCTCCGGGGCGTCCACGGGCGCGGTCACCGTGGTGGTGCTCGGCGTCGGCGGCGGCGCGGTGTCGCTGTCGGCGGGCGCCTTCGCGGGCGCCCTCGTCTCCTTCGCCCTGGTGCTGCTGCTCAGCCACAGCCTCGGCGGCGGCATGGACCGCGTGGTGCTGTCCGGTGTGGCGGCCATGCAGCTCTTCTCCGCGCTGACCTCGTTCATCGTGCTGACCTCCGCCGACGCCGAGACCACCAAAGGCGTGCTCTTCTGGCTCCTCGGCTCGCTCGCCGGCGCGGACTGGGGCCAGGTCCTGCTGTGCGCGGTGTCTCTCGCCGCGGTCCTCGTCGTCTGTCTCGCCCGGGCCGCCACGCTGGACGCCTTCGCCTTCGGCGAGGAGGCCGCCGCCGGCCTGGGTGTGCACGTGGCCCGGGCCCGCCTGCTCCTGCTGTGCGCCACGGCGCTGCTCACGGCCGTACTGGTCGGCTGCGCGGGCGCCATCGGCTTCGTCGGCCTGGTCCTGCCGCACGCCACCCGCGCGCTCACCGGCTCCGGCCACGCCCGGCTGCTGCCGGTCACCGCACTGGCCGGGGCCGTCTTCCTGGTGTGGGTGGACACCCTCGCCCGTACCGTCGTCGACCCCCAGGAGGTGCCCGTGGGCGTGGTGACGTCCCTCATCGGCGTGCCCGCCTTCATCGCCGTGCTGTACCGCGGCCGGAGAAAGGCATGA
- a CDS encoding ABC transporter substrate-binding protein, giving the protein MPRTFPAARRRAAAVLLTASLLLTACGGARGDAGDKARAPAAGYPVTLDNCGHEVTLESAPRRVVSLDQGTTEILLSLGLADRMAATATWTDPVMKGLEKANATVPRLADDNPSFERVLDARPDFVTASFVSTLGQGGVATREQFEKLGVPTYVSPADCAAGKDNDSGGDGSRSAPLTLEAVYGEIRDLARLFGVRERGEKLVARLQARVREATHGLDASGTSLMYWFANSQSPYLAGCCGAPGAITRAVGARNAFSDTHDEWPQINWETVADRDPDVLVLGDLTRKSQTAESAQAKIRFLESNPATRNLTAVREKRYVLLSGQAMNPSIRTVEGIEQVAAGLRDFGLAR; this is encoded by the coding sequence GTGCCCCGTACCTTTCCCGCTGCCCGCCGCCGCGCCGCGGCCGTCCTCCTCACCGCCTCCCTGCTGCTCACCGCCTGCGGCGGCGCCCGCGGCGACGCCGGGGACAAGGCGCGGGCGCCGGCCGCCGGTTACCCGGTCACCCTCGACAACTGCGGACACGAGGTCACGCTGGAGTCGGCGCCCCGGCGGGTCGTCTCCCTCGACCAGGGCACCACCGAGATCCTGCTCTCCCTCGGCCTCGCCGACCGCATGGCCGCCACCGCCACCTGGACCGACCCGGTCATGAAGGGCCTGGAGAAGGCCAACGCGACGGTGCCGCGGCTGGCGGACGACAACCCGTCCTTCGAGAGGGTGCTGGACGCCCGACCGGACTTCGTCACCGCCTCCTTCGTCTCCACTCTCGGCCAGGGCGGCGTCGCCACCCGCGAGCAGTTCGAGAAGCTGGGGGTGCCCACCTACGTCTCCCCGGCCGACTGCGCCGCCGGCAAGGACAACGACAGCGGCGGCGACGGTTCGCGCAGCGCGCCGCTGACGCTCGAGGCCGTCTACGGCGAGATACGCGACCTCGCCCGCCTCTTCGGCGTGCGGGAACGCGGGGAGAAGCTGGTCGCGCGGTTGCAGGCGCGGGTGCGGGAGGCCACCCACGGCCTGGACGCCTCCGGCACCTCCCTCATGTACTGGTTCGCCAACTCCCAGTCGCCCTACCTCGCCGGCTGCTGCGGCGCCCCCGGCGCCATCACCCGCGCCGTCGGCGCGCGGAACGCCTTCTCCGACACCCACGACGAGTGGCCCCAGATCAACTGGGAGACGGTCGCCGACCGCGACCCCGACGTCCTCGTCCTCGGCGATCTGACCCGCAAGTCCCAGACCGCCGAGTCCGCCCAGGCCAAGATCCGCTTCCTGGAGAGCAATCCGGCCACCCGCAACCTGACCGCGGTGCGGGAGAAGCGGTACGTGCTGCTCAGCGGACAGGCGATGAACCCCTCCATCCGCACCGTCGAAGGGATCGAGCAGGTCGCCGCCGGTCTGCGCGATTTCGGGCTCGCCCGGTGA
- a CDS encoding ABC transporter ATP-binding protein: protein MREARPDSGLRADRVARRADGRLVVDGVTLCPRTGETIGLLGPNGSGKSTLLRLLAGVLAPSAGVVTLDGRPLPEAGRRAVARRVATVEQHAHTQTELTVRDVVALGRIPHRRAWSPATGADDRAVAAALERTGLTGRAGQSWHTLSGGERQRAQIARALAQEPRELLLDEPTNHLDIQHQLDLLDLIADLPVTTVIALHDLNLAAMYCDRVLVLRDGRTVAEGSPAEVLTPALIEEVYGVRAEVTHEPGHPVIRFVRRAARAASCRPGPRPAPP, encoded by the coding sequence ATGAGGGAGGCCCGCCCGGACAGCGGACTGCGCGCGGACCGTGTCGCCCGCCGCGCCGACGGGCGCCTGGTCGTCGACGGTGTCACCCTGTGCCCGCGCACCGGCGAGACGATCGGCCTGCTCGGGCCCAACGGTTCGGGCAAATCGACGCTGCTGCGCCTGCTCGCCGGCGTCCTCGCCCCCTCGGCCGGCGTCGTCACCCTCGACGGGCGGCCGCTGCCCGAGGCCGGCCGCCGGGCCGTCGCACGCCGGGTCGCCACCGTGGAGCAGCACGCCCACACCCAGACCGAACTGACCGTCCGTGACGTGGTCGCCCTCGGCCGCATCCCGCACCGCCGGGCCTGGAGCCCGGCGACCGGCGCCGACGACCGCGCCGTCGCAGCCGCCCTGGAACGCACCGGACTGACCGGCCGGGCCGGCCAGTCCTGGCACACCCTCTCCGGCGGCGAACGCCAACGCGCCCAGATCGCCCGCGCCCTCGCCCAGGAACCCCGCGAACTGCTGCTGGACGAGCCGACCAACCACCTCGACATCCAGCACCAGCTCGACCTGCTGGACCTGATCGCGGACCTGCCGGTCACCACCGTCATCGCCCTGCACGACCTCAACCTCGCCGCGATGTACTGCGATCGCGTGCTCGTCCTGCGCGACGGCCGCACCGTCGCCGAGGGCAGCCCGGCGGAGGTCCTCACCCCCGCTCTCATCGAGGAGGTCTATGGGGTCCGTGCCGAGGTGACGCACGAACCCGGTCACCCGGTGATCCGGTTCGTGCGCCGCGCCGCCCGGGCGGCGAGCTGCCGCCCCGGCCCCCGGCCCGCTCCGCCCTGA
- a CDS encoding precorrin-8X methylmutase, producing the protein MSRTTTESSEKNTVTTYDYEKDGAAIYRQSFATIRAEADLAALPADVSQVVVRMIHACGMVDLVRDVSYSPGVVARAREALRAGAPILCDVRMVASGVTRKRLPAGNDVLCTLSDPAVPELAAKLGTTRSAAALELWRDRLEGAVVAVGNAPTALFRLLEMIDEGAPRPAAVIGVPVGFVGAAESKDALAGHPSGVDHLIVRGRRGGSAIAAAALNAIASEEE; encoded by the coding sequence ATGAGCCGTACAACGACCGAGAGCAGCGAGAAGAACACCGTGACCACGTACGACTACGAGAAGGACGGCGCGGCCATCTACCGCCAGTCCTTCGCCACCATCCGCGCGGAGGCCGACCTCGCGGCCCTGCCCGCCGACGTCAGCCAGGTCGTGGTCCGGATGATCCACGCCTGCGGCATGGTGGACCTCGTCCGGGACGTCTCCTACTCGCCCGGCGTGGTGGCCCGCGCCCGCGAGGCGCTGCGCGCCGGAGCGCCCATCCTCTGCGACGTGCGGATGGTGGCCAGTGGTGTGACCCGCAAGCGGCTGCCCGCAGGCAACGACGTCCTGTGCACCCTCTCCGACCCGGCCGTCCCGGAGTTGGCGGCGAAGCTCGGCACCACGCGCAGCGCCGCCGCGCTGGAGCTGTGGCGTGACCGGCTGGAGGGCGCCGTGGTCGCCGTCGGCAACGCGCCCACCGCGCTCTTCCGCCTCCTGGAGATGATCGACGAGGGAGCGCCCCGCCCGGCCGCCGTCATCGGCGTGCCCGTCGGCTTCGTCGGCGCGGCCGAGTCCAAGGACGCCCTGGCCGGGCACCCCTCCGGCGTGGACCACCTGATCGTCCGCGGCCGGCGCGGCGGCAGCGCCATCGCCGCCGCCGCGCTCAACGCGATCGCCAGCGAGGAGGAGTGA
- a CDS encoding alpha/beta fold hydrolase, which translates to MSGIKASNRSRPMACTEGTLRHVAYDLRVDIRHLLPRVQAPTLVIGALQDSTVPIEHSRALHAAIADSSYAEIDAGHVMFFEQEDTFVKLVSEFTDPAPLAERGTPQDVAGACPAQRGRGRGQGSAPEVGAPAVSGRAPSPRSPRRASRPHACG; encoded by the coding sequence ATGTCGGGGATCAAGGCCTCGAACCGCTCACGCCCGATGGCGTGCACCGAGGGCACGTTGCGGCACGTCGCCTACGACCTCCGGGTGGACATCCGCCACCTGCTGCCCCGCGTCCAGGCCCCGACCCTCGTCATCGGCGCCCTCCAGGACAGCACCGTCCCCATCGAGCACAGCCGCGCGCTGCACGCGGCCATCGCCGACAGCTCCTACGCCGAGATCGACGCGGGCCACGTGATGTTCTTCGAACAGGAGGACACGTTCGTGAAGCTGGTGAGCGAGTTCACCGACCCCGCTCCTCTTGCTGAGCGCGGCACTCCCCAGGACGTGGCCGGGGCCTGCCCGGCGCAGCGCGGCCGGGGCCGGGGGCAGGGCTCCGCGCCGGAGGTGGGCGCCCCCGCCGTGAGCGGGCGCGCGCCCTCGCCGCGGTCCCCGCGCCGCGCGAGCCGCCCTCACGCTTGCGGGTGA